From Streptomyces sp. HUAS MG91, the proteins below share one genomic window:
- a CDS encoding iron-siderophore ABC transporter substrate-binding protein has product MTAPRPHPALVTLALALTLTACTSGGSEKDNSGPGPGTHTVKTAMGDVKVKDHPKRVVVLDTAELDSAITLGVTPVGATRAGAEDAFLSYLPEDKTDGITEVGEIANPGLEKIAALKPDLILSNKVRDGGRYQQLSHIAPTVLTETTGYPWKQNFLVHADALGRKKQARTAVKKYEEHVAAVTKALGGRAKAAGVDVNVVRFVEGADIRIYGKKNYIGTILADVGIGRPAITDKAKDGFSYDVSPEQIDMADADVIFTSTYGSPGKAKVTETTTSGLWRKLRAVRDGKVFQVDDELWIQGIGYTAANQILGELESDLAR; this is encoded by the coding sequence GTGACCGCACCGCGCCCCCACCCCGCCCTCGTCACCCTGGCCCTGGCCCTGACCCTGACGGCCTGCACCTCCGGTGGATCGGAGAAGGACAACTCCGGCCCCGGCCCCGGTACCCACACCGTCAAGACCGCCATGGGCGACGTGAAGGTCAAGGACCACCCCAAGCGCGTCGTCGTCCTGGACACGGCCGAACTCGACTCCGCGATCACCCTCGGCGTCACCCCGGTGGGCGCCACGCGAGCCGGCGCCGAGGACGCCTTCCTCTCGTACCTCCCCGAGGACAAGACCGACGGCATCACCGAGGTCGGCGAGATCGCCAACCCCGGCCTGGAGAAGATCGCCGCGCTGAAGCCGGACCTGATCCTCAGCAACAAGGTCCGCGACGGCGGGCGTTACCAGCAGCTCAGCCACATCGCCCCGACCGTGCTCACGGAGACGACCGGCTACCCCTGGAAGCAGAACTTCCTCGTGCACGCCGACGCCCTCGGCAGGAAGAAGCAGGCCCGCACGGCCGTCAAGAAGTACGAGGAGCACGTCGCCGCCGTCACCAAGGCACTCGGCGGCAGGGCGAAGGCGGCGGGCGTCGACGTCAACGTCGTCCGGTTCGTCGAAGGCGCCGACATCCGGATCTACGGCAAGAAGAACTACATTGGCACGATCCTCGCCGACGTCGGCATCGGCCGCCCCGCGATCACCGACAAGGCCAAGGACGGGTTCAGCTACGACGTGAGCCCCGAGCAGATCGACATGGCCGACGCGGACGTCATCTTCACGTCCACGTACGGCAGTCCGGGCAAGGCGAAGGTCACCGAGACCACCACGAGCGGCCTGTGGCGGAAGCTGCGGGCCGTGCGGGACGGCAAGGTGTTCCAGGTCGACGACGAGCTGTGGATCCAGGGCATCGGATACACCGCGGCGAACCAGATCCTCGGCGAGCTGGAGTCCGACCTCGCCCGGTGA
- a CDS encoding copper homeostasis protein CutC yields MSKRAVLEVIALDAEDAVAAQAGGADRLELVTDMAADGLTPSVETFAAIRGAVDISLRVMLRLADGFAAGDVSELVARARALRAAGADEFVLGFLDDHGGPDLAAVERLVGELDGCRWTFHRAIDRAADRDALRKQLADLPGLDTYLTAGSADGVDAGVDVLVAEAARSAAGEPGYEQQILVGGGLRLEHVAGLRGAGISAFHIGGAARPSGWAGPVSSQSVRLWRDTLDS; encoded by the coding sequence ATGAGCAAGCGTGCAGTCCTGGAGGTGATCGCCCTCGACGCCGAGGACGCCGTCGCCGCCCAGGCCGGTGGCGCGGACCGCCTTGAGCTGGTCACCGACATGGCCGCGGACGGGCTGACGCCGTCGGTGGAGACGTTCGCGGCGATCCGCGGGGCCGTGGACATCTCGCTGCGCGTGATGCTCCGGCTCGCGGACGGTTTCGCCGCCGGTGACGTCTCGGAGCTGGTGGCGCGGGCGCGGGCGTTGCGGGCGGCGGGTGCCGACGAGTTCGTGCTCGGGTTCCTCGACGATCACGGGGGGCCCGATCTGGCGGCCGTGGAGCGGCTGGTGGGCGAGCTGGACGGGTGCCGGTGGACGTTCCACCGGGCCATCGACCGGGCCGCCGACCGGGACGCCCTGCGCAAGCAGCTCGCCGATCTGCCCGGCCTGGACACGTATCTGACGGCGGGTTCGGCGGACGGCGTGGACGCCGGGGTCGACGTGCTCGTCGCGGAGGCGGCGCGGTCGGCTGCCGGGGAGCCCGGGTACGAGCAGCAGATCCTGGTCGGCGGGGGGCTCCGCCTGGAGCATGTCGCCGGGTTGCGCGGGGCCGGGATCTCGGCCTTCCACATCGGCGGCGCGGCGCGGCCCTCCGGGTGGGCGGGCCCGGTCTCGTCGCAGTCCGTCCGCCTCTGGCGCGACACCCTGGACTCCTGA
- a CDS encoding heavy metal translocating P-type ATPase → MSAHTVAPPARVELAIGGMTCASCAARIEKKLNRMDGVEATVNYATEKAQVSYADGVSVADLIAKVEATGYTAHEPEPPAVETDRDAGSAADDELRPLRQRLITAVVLAVPVIAMAMVPALQFQYWQWLSLTLAAPVVTYAAWPFHRAAFTNARHGAATMDTLISLGTSAAFLWSVWALFFGTAGTPGMTHPFELTIGRGDGAGNIYLEAAAGVTAFILAGRYFEARSKRKAGAALRALLELGAKDVTVLRAGGREATVPIGELRTGDRFLVRPGEKIATDGTVVEGSSAVDASMLTGESVPVEVAVGDTVTGATLNAGGRLVVEATRVGSDTQLARMARMVEDAQNGKAAAQRLADRISGVFVPVVIALAIATLGFWLGNGAGWTAAFTAAVAVLIIACPCALGLATPTALMVGTGRGAQLGILIKGPEVLETTRRVDTIVLDKTGTVTTGRMTLLAAHVADGTTEDEVLRLAGALEHSSEHPIARAVATGAAERVGPLPVPEDFANVAGLGVQGVVDGHAVLVGREQLLEEWEIRLPEPLARAKAAAEEAGRTVIAVAWDGAARAVLEVADAVKDTSAEAVRRLRELGLRPVLLTGDNAAVARAVAAEVGITDPADVISEVLPQDKVDVVKRLQGEGRSVAMVGDGVNDAAALAQADLGLAMGTGTDAAIEAGDLTLVRGDLRSAGDAIRLARRTLGTIRSNLFWAFAYNVAALPLAAAGLLNPMIAGAAMAFSSVFVVANSLRLRRFRAGF, encoded by the coding sequence ATGTCGGCGCACACCGTCGCCCCGCCCGCCCGGGTGGAACTCGCCATCGGTGGCATGACCTGCGCGTCCTGCGCCGCCCGGATCGAGAAGAAGCTGAACCGGATGGACGGCGTCGAGGCGACCGTCAACTACGCGACCGAGAAGGCGCAGGTCAGCTATGCCGACGGGGTGTCCGTCGCCGATCTGATCGCGAAGGTCGAGGCCACCGGCTACACGGCCCACGAGCCCGAGCCGCCCGCCGTCGAGACCGACAGGGACGCCGGGAGCGCGGCCGACGACGAGCTGCGGCCGCTGCGCCAGCGCCTGATCACCGCCGTCGTGCTCGCCGTTCCCGTCATCGCGATGGCGATGGTCCCGGCCCTCCAGTTCCAGTACTGGCAGTGGCTGTCCCTGACACTGGCGGCGCCCGTCGTCACGTACGCGGCCTGGCCGTTCCACCGGGCGGCGTTCACGAACGCGCGGCACGGCGCCGCGACGATGGACACGCTGATCTCGCTGGGCACCTCGGCCGCGTTCCTGTGGTCGGTGTGGGCGCTGTTCTTCGGCACCGCGGGCACCCCCGGCATGACGCACCCCTTCGAGCTGACCATCGGGCGCGGTGACGGTGCGGGGAACATCTATCTGGAGGCCGCCGCGGGCGTCACCGCGTTCATCCTCGCGGGCCGGTACTTCGAAGCCCGTTCCAAGCGGAAGGCGGGCGCCGCGCTCAGGGCGCTGCTCGAACTGGGCGCCAAGGACGTGACGGTGCTGCGCGCCGGCGGGCGGGAAGCGACGGTCCCGATCGGTGAGTTGAGGACCGGGGACCGTTTCCTGGTGCGGCCCGGCGAGAAGATCGCCACGGACGGCACCGTCGTCGAGGGCTCCTCCGCCGTCGACGCCTCCATGCTCACCGGCGAGTCCGTGCCGGTCGAGGTCGCGGTCGGCGACACCGTCACCGGCGCCACGCTGAACGCCGGGGGACGGCTCGTCGTCGAGGCCACCCGGGTCGGTTCCGACACCCAGCTCGCGCGGATGGCCCGCATGGTCGAGGACGCGCAGAACGGCAAGGCCGCCGCCCAGCGGCTCGCCGACCGGATCTCCGGCGTCTTCGTCCCGGTCGTCATCGCCCTCGCGATCGCCACGCTGGGCTTCTGGCTCGGCAACGGCGCGGGCTGGACGGCCGCCTTCACCGCCGCCGTCGCCGTCCTCATCATCGCCTGCCCGTGCGCCCTCGGGCTCGCCACCCCGACCGCGCTCATGGTCGGCACCGGGCGCGGCGCCCAGCTCGGCATCCTCATCAAGGGCCCCGAGGTCCTGGAGACGACCCGCCGCGTCGACACGATCGTCCTCGACAAGACCGGCACCGTGACGACCGGGCGGATGACGCTGCTCGCCGCGCACGTCGCCGACGGCACGACCGAGGACGAGGTGCTGCGGCTCGCGGGCGCGCTGGAGCACAGCTCCGAGCACCCGATCGCGCGGGCCGTGGCCACGGGCGCCGCCGAGCGCGTGGGCCCGCTGCCCGTCCCCGAGGACTTCGCGAACGTCGCCGGGCTCGGCGTGCAGGGCGTCGTCGACGGGCACGCGGTGCTGGTCGGGCGGGAGCAGTTGCTGGAGGAGTGGGAGATCCGGCTCCCCGAGCCGCTGGCCCGCGCCAAGGCCGCCGCCGAGGAGGCCGGGCGGACCGTGATCGCGGTGGCCTGGGACGGGGCCGCGCGCGCCGTGCTCGAGGTCGCCGACGCCGTGAAGGACACCAGTGCCGAGGCCGTGCGGCGGCTGCGGGAGTTGGGGCTGCGGCCCGTTCTGCTGACCGGTGACAATGCCGCCGTCGCCCGTGCCGTCGCCGCCGAGGTCGGGATCACCGACCCCGCCGATGTCATCTCTGAGGTGCTGCCCCAGGACAAGGTCGATGTCGTCAAGCGGCTTCAGGGGGAGGGGCGTTCCGTGGCCATGGTCGGTGACGGGGTCAACGACGCGGCGGCGCTGGCGCAGGCCGATCTGGGGCTTGCCATGGGGACGGGTACGGATGCCGCCATCGAGGCCGGGGATCTGACGCTGGTCCGGGGTGACCTGCGGTCGGCGGGCGACGCGATTCGGCTCGCCCGGCGCACGCTGGGCACGATCCGCTCGAATCTGTTCTGGGCGTTCGCCTACAACGTGGCCGCGTTGCCGCTCGCCGCGGCGGGCCTTTTGAATCCCATGATCGCCGGTGCCGCCATGGCCTTCTCCTCGGTCTTCGTGGTCGCCAACAGCCTGCGACTGCGGCGCTTCAGGGCCGGCTTCTAG